The following proteins are co-located in the Longimicrobium sp. genome:
- the ndhC gene encoding NADH-quinone oxidoreductase subunit A, which produces MTPMLRPYLPVLILLALSVAQAIGMVVLSNVLSPGKQTRVKASPYESGITPLGSTRERFSVKFYVVAILFIVFDVETIFLLPWAVSARQLGWGGFAAAMVFIVILTVGLIYEWKKGALEWD; this is translated from the coding sequence CTGACGCCGATGCTCCGTCCGTATCTGCCCGTGCTGATCCTGCTCGCGCTGAGCGTGGCGCAGGCGATCGGGATGGTCGTGCTGTCGAACGTCCTGAGCCCGGGGAAGCAGACCAGGGTCAAGGCCTCGCCGTACGAGAGCGGCATCACGCCGCTGGGCAGCACGCGCGAGCGCTTCTCGGTGAAGTTCTACGTGGTGGCGATCCTGTTCATCGTCTTCGACGTGGAGACCATCTTCCTCCTCCCCTGGGCCGTGTCGGCCCGCCAGCTGGGGTGGGGCGGGTTCGCCGCCGCGATGGTGTTCATCGTGATCCTGACCGTGGGTCTGATCTACGAGTGGAAGAAGGGAGCGCTCGAATGGGATTGA
- the nuoB gene encoding NADH-quinone oxidoreductase subunit NuoB, protein MGLNESKDRSAAPVVHQDAPGALQAEAADAGLAEGGLFSGQPSFLTTKLESVVNWARQNSLWPMPFGTACCAIEMMATAATRYDLARFGMERMSFSPRQADLLICAGRVSYKMAPVLRKIWEQMPSPKWCISMGACASSGGVFDVYSMVQGIDTIIPVDVYVPGCPPRPEGLIYGILLVQEKIRNSAPTSEDEWNAVDQLPESGSSLPKEVVDAITAPFGNSTNQNRSSGLVSTGAVVRVSDRRP, encoded by the coding sequence ATGGGATTGAACGAATCGAAGGATAGATCCGCCGCCCCCGTGGTCCACCAGGACGCGCCGGGCGCGCTGCAGGCGGAGGCCGCCGACGCCGGGCTGGCGGAGGGCGGGCTGTTCAGCGGCCAGCCCAGCTTCCTGACCACGAAGCTGGAGAGCGTGGTCAACTGGGCGCGGCAGAACTCGCTCTGGCCCATGCCCTTCGGCACCGCCTGCTGCGCCATCGAGATGATGGCCACGGCGGCCACGCGCTACGACCTGGCGCGCTTCGGGATGGAGCGGATGAGCTTCAGCCCGCGCCAGGCCGACCTGCTGATCTGCGCGGGGCGGGTGAGCTACAAGATGGCGCCGGTGCTCCGGAAGATCTGGGAGCAGATGCCGAGCCCCAAGTGGTGCATCAGCATGGGCGCGTGCGCCTCGAGCGGCGGCGTGTTCGACGTGTACAGCATGGTGCAGGGGATCGACACCATCATCCCCGTCGACGTCTACGTGCCCGGCTGCCCGCCGCGCCCCGAGGGGCTGATCTACGGGATCCTGCTGGTGCAGGAGAAGATCCGGAACTCCGCGCCCACCAGCGAGGACGAGTGGAACGCGGTGGACCAGCTTCCCGAGAGCGGGTCGTCGCTGCCGAAGGAGGTGGTCGACGCCATCACCGCCCCCTTCGGCAACTCGACCAACCAGAACCGCTCCAGCGGCCTGGTGAGCACCGGGGCCGTCGTCCGCGTGAGCGACAGGCGACCGTGA